From the genome of Candidatus Binatia bacterium:
CCGCTGCGCGCCGCGTCCAGAGCCGCTTTGTGCCGGGGATCACGCATTCCATCTTATCAGTGCCAGTGCCCATCCTCAAGGTATCGACAGGTTACGGCGGGTCGTGAGCCCCGAGCGGTGGCTGAATCGAACCGCTCGGCGGTTCGGGTTTCGCGCCGCCCCTTCCTTGCCGCTTCGCCGCCGCCATCGAGCGACGCGGTGAGGCGCCCGGTCGCCGTACGGTGCCCTTTCGCGTTCAGATGCCCACCCCCATTGCCGATCACAGGAACGAGGTCCGAGCGGCCCCGCGCACGAGGCGCGGCGGTCGTGGCAGGAACCCCGTCCGGCAGGAAGCCGGAGGTGCGAGGGCACGATGCTCCTCTTGACGCGGAAGCTCGGCGAGAACATCCGGATCGGTGACGACGTCAAGATCACCATCGTGGAAGTGAAGGGAAACCACGTGAAGCTGGGCATCGACGCGCCTCCGAGCGTGAAGGTGCACCGCGAAGAGATCTACGAGCGGATCCAGCAGGAGAACCGCCGGAATCAGGCCCAGGCCGCGGCGGGGGCCCAGCCGGGCGCCGCTCCGGGAAGCGCGGGAACGGATGCCTCGCAGTCCGCCAACGGATCGGACAGCGCGCCTCACGCCACGGAGGGGAAGGGCGATGCGAACGGTGAAGGCGCCTCGCGAGCCTGAGAGCGAGGAGTGGCTGGTCCGCGGCGAGGAGGTCACCGCGCTCTTCGACTGCGCGCTCCGCTACGTGGGCGAGGGAAACCGTCCGGTGGCCGAGCGCTCGGTTCTCGAGCTGATGCGCTGCCTGAACTCGGGTGGGCGCGGCGCGGGAGCGCGGGTCCTGGCGCACTTCGACGCCTGTCTCGCGCAGCTCGAGCGGGGTGATTTCGACGATGCCTTCGAGAATCTCCTGATGCTGAAGGATTCCTGGGTGGAAGCGCTCGCGGAGCTCCGGAGGGACCGCACCCGTGCCTCAAACATCAACTAAACGCCGCTCCGAATCGAAGAGCGACCTGCTCGATTCCGAAAGCACCGAAACGCCGGTGGAGCGCGCCCGTCGCCGCATCCGCCAGGGCTACTACGACCGCCCCGAGGTGCGCCGCACCCTGGCCACGCTCATCCTCCACCGCGCCGCCCGGAAGAACCTCGCCTGATTCCGCTTGACCCCTCCCGAGGGCCGCTGGTAAAGATGTAGCCGCTCCCGTAACCAGAATCCACAAGCGGAGATTGGCTCAGGGATGACGCCGACGATCGGCCTGGACGCCGCTTCGTGAGACCCCGCCCCGCCACCGATCTTTCCCCCGCGACCAGGCCCCGGCTGCGCCCGGCGCGGGCCGTGGCCGAGAGTCTCTATCGCTATGCGCCCTTCGGGGTTCTGGCGGTGGACCGCGAGGGACGGGTGGTCGCGGTGAACGAGACCGCCTGCCGGCTCCTCGGCTATGCGGCCGAGGAGATGCTCCAGGAGCCGGCCTCGCTCCATTTCCGGGCGCCGAAGGGAGACGGGCACGTCCTTCCGGGCGCGTGCGCCGCGCCGGAGGAGCCGCGCGAGGTCGAGGTGGCGACCAAGAACCAGGACGCCCTCCCGATCTCGCTCCGCCTGCTTCCCCTCGAGACCGAGTCGGGAGCGCTCGGCGGGACCCTCGCCCTCTTCGTGGACCTTCGCGGCGAGAAGTCGCGCGACGAGCAGTGGCGCCGCCGGGACCGCCTGGCCTCGCTGGGCGCGCTGGCCGCCGGCGTGGCGCACGAGATCCGAAACCCGCTCGCCGGGATCGGCGCCTCGGCGCAGATTCTCGCGCGCAGGCTTCCGGCGGGGGATCCGCGCGCCTCCTTCGCCACGCTCATCGTCGAGGAGGTGGCGCGCCTCGACCGGATCGTGGAGAGCCTGCTCCAGTTCGCGCGCCCCGCCACGCCCAAGCTGGCCCGGCAGTCGCTGCTGCCCGCGCTGGAGAAGGCGATCACGCTGATGCACGAGCCGGCGGTGCGGCAGAAGGTGTCGCTGGTCGCCGACCGCGCCGAGCGCGTTCCCGAGATCTACGTCGACGTCGACCAGATCCTCCAGGTGCTCGTGAACGTCGTGAAGAACGCGATCCAGGCGATGCCCGACGGCGGCGAGATCAAGGTCGGGATCGGCGTGAAGCGGAAGCGGCTGGTGGAGCGGAGCGCCATCGGCCGGCGGGCCTCCGACCGCCTGGAGTCGGCGCGGCCGATCCCGGAGCAGGAGGTCGTCGAGATCCGCGTGCAGGACAACGGCCCCGGGATCCCGGCGGCCACGCTGGCCCGCGTCTTCGATCCCTTCTTCACGACCCGTGCCCAGGGGAGCGGCCTGGGGCTTTCCATCTGCCAGACCATCGTGCGCGAGCACGGAGGCGTGATCACCGTCGAGAGCACCGTCGGACAGGGGACCACCGTCACGATCGACCTTCCCGTGGAGAAACGACATGGAGACCGACGCACCGATCCTCGCTAAGCCGTCCGCCGGCGTGCTCGTGGTGGATGACGAACGCTCGCTCCGCTTCACGCTCAGCGAGAGCCTCTCGGAAGAGGGCTACCGCGTCGAGACGGCGTCGGATGGCGCCGAGGCGCTCTCCAAGGTCGAGACCGGCGACTTCCAGCTGGTCCTGCTCGATCAGAAGCTTCCCGACTCCAACGGGATCGAGGTGCTCCGGAAGATCAAGACGAAGCGGCCGGAGCTTCCGGTGGTGATCATGACGGCGTACGGCAAGTTCGAGAACGCGGTCGAGGCGGCGCGAGCCGGCTGCTACGACTACATCGGGAAGCCGTTCGAGCTGGACCACATCAAGCTGGTGCTCTCCAACGCGCTCGAGCTGGCGACCGCTCGCGACGAGGTGGCGCGCCTGAAAGCGGCGGAGCGCCGGCGCGCCGGCTCGACGATCGTCTCCGGCGGCAGCCCCGCCATGGAGAAGATCTTCGGCACGATGAAGAAGGTCACGCAGAGCGGGAGCAGCACCATCCTGCTCGAGGGGGAGACCGGCGTCGGCAAGGAGCTCGTCGCCCGGGAGATCCACGACCTGAGCGCGCGCCGCGAGGGCCCGTTCGTGGCGGTGAACTGCAGCGCCTTCCCCGAGTCGCTGCTCGAAGGGGAGCTGTTCGGGAGCGAGAAGGGCGCCTACACCGATTCCAAGGGCCGGCGGCGCGGCGTCATGGAGCAGGCGAACGGGGGGACGCTGTTCCTCGACGAGATCGGGGAGATGCAGGCGAACCTTCAGGCCCGGCTCCTGCGCGCGCTGGAGCAGCGGCGCTTTCGCCGGCTGGGCGGCGAGACCGACGTGTCGGTCGACATCCGCGTCGTCGCGGCGACGAACCGCGACCTCAAGGTCATGGTGGACCAGGGAAAATTCCGGGAGGATCTCTACTTCCGGCTCGCGGTGATCCGCGTTCCCGTGCCGCCCCTCCGGGAGCGCACCGGCGACCTCCAGTCGTTGATCGACCACTTCGTGGATCACTTCAACCGGGAGTTCGGGAAGCGGGTGAAGGGGCCGAACGAGGACGCGCTCGCCCTGATGCTGGCCTACCGCTGGCCGGGGAACGTGCGCGAGCTGAAGAACGTGATCGAGCGCGCCGTCCTCCTCGAGAGCGAGGAGTGGATCCTGCCGGAGCACCTGCCGCTCGAGATCGTGGGCGCGGGCGGGTCGGCCCCCAAGGTGCTCGAGACGCGTCTCCACGTGGACGCGGGCGTCCTCACGCTGGCGAAGGCGGAGCAGATCGCGATCGAGATGGCGCTGGGGCAGGCGGGCGGCAACAAGACGCGCGCGGCGGAGGCGCTCGGGATCTCGCGCCAGACGCTCCGCACGAAGCTCAAGGAGTACCGGATGGAAGCCCCGGGGGGCCATGACGGCTGAGCCGGCGCCGGCGCCCGGCCCCGGAAGCAGCCCCCGGCCGCAGCCCCAACCGAATCCCTTCCGCCTGGAGCGCGGCGGCCCGGCGTCCCCGCGCGCCGGACTCCTCGCCACCGGCCACGGCGTCGTGCGCACCCCCGCGTTCATGCCCGTCGGCACGGCCGGGAGCGTGAAGGGGCTCGCTCCCGACGAGATCCGCGCGGCCGGCACGCAGATCCTCCTCGCGAATACCTATCACCTGATGCTCCGACCCGGCGCCGCGCTCGTGCGCGAGCTGGGCGGCCTTCACGCGTTCATGGGGTGGGACGGCGCGATCCTCACCGACAGCGGCGGCTATCAGATGGTGAGCCTGAAGGAGCGGGTGCGGATCTCGGAGGAGGGGGTGGAGTTCCGCTCCCACCTGGACGGCGCCCTCGAGTTCCTCTCGCCCGAGAGGGCCATGGAGATCCAGGCCGATCTCGGGCCCGACATCGCGGTGACGCTGGACCATGCCGTGCCGCTCCCGGCGCCCGAGGCCGACGTGCGGGACGGGGCCGAGCGGACGCTCCGCTGGACCGAGCGCTCGCTGGCGCGCGCGGCGTCGCTCACCACGCCCGCCGGCCTCCCGCAGCTCCACTTCGCGATCGTGCAGGGCGGGGGCGATCCGGCGCTGCGGGCGGAGATGGCGGCGCGCACGGCCGCCCTCCCGTGCGACGGGTTCGCGATCGGCGGGCTTTCCCTGGGCGAGACCAAGGCGGAGACGTGGGCGTCGGCGCGCGGCGCGAACGAAGCGCTCCCGGCCGACCGGCCGCGCTATCTCATGGGCATGGGCACGCCCGAGGATCTGCTCGACGGCATCGCCTCCGGGGTGGATCTCTTCGACTGCGTGCTCCCGACGCGGAACGCGCGGAACGGGATGGCGTTCACGTCGGAGGGCACCCTCAACATCCGGAACGCGGCCCACGCGCGCTCGCCCCTGCCGCTCGATCCGCGCTGCGCCTGCGCGGCGTGCGCGCGCTTCACGCGCGCCTATCTGCGGCACCTGCATCAGGCGGGGGAGATCCTGGCCCACCGAATGCTGACCTTGCACAACGTGACGTTTTACCAGACACTGATGAACGAGGCGCGCGAGGCGATCGATCGCGGCGCCTTCGACGTGTACGAGCGCGAGTTCCGCCGCCGCTATCGCGCGCGCCGGGACGACGCCTCCCCGCCCGAGGCCCAGGAGTAATCCATGCTGGATGCCGTCTACGCGCAGGCCGCGCCGGTTGCCGCGCCGTCGCCCGCCGATCAGATGCTGCACATGGTCGCGATCCTCGCGATCACGATCGGAATCTTCTACTTCCTCATCATCCGCCCCCAGCAGAAGAAGCAGAAGGAGGCCGAGCAGATGCTGGCGTCGATCCGGAAGGGGGACCGCGTCCTCACCTCCGGCGGCGTCTACGGCACCGTGATCGGAACGGGCGGGAAGGACGACGTGGTCGTGCTCCGCGTGGCGGAGGACGTGAAGATGGAGTTCTCCAAGCAGGCGATCGTCCAGGTCGTGGAGCGCGGGAGCTGAAGTGGCGCGGAGTCTCCGCTACTACGGCGATCCGGTGCTGCGCCGGAAAGCCGCGCCCGCCCAGGCGGGGCCCGAGCTGGCCGCGCTCGTGGCCGATCTCTTCGACGTGATGTACCGCGAGAAGGGGGTCGGTCTGGCGGCGCCGCAGGTGGGCGAGTCGACGCGCGTCTTCGTCGTGGACGTCGAAGACGACGCCGGACGCACGAAGCAGGCGTTCGTGAACCCGGTGATCACGAAGCGCGAGGGGACGATGAACGGCGAGGAGGGGTGCCTGAGCATCCCCGGGTATCGCGAGGACGTGAAGCGCTGGGCCGCGATCGAGGTCCAGGCCACGGACGAGACCGGCCGCCCCTTCACGCTCGAAGCCGAGGGACTCCTCGCCCGCGCGATCCAGCACGAGCTGGATCACCTGGACGGCATCCTCTTCCTCGACCGCTTGAGCCCGATCAAGCGGAAGCTCCTCGAGGCGCGCTTGAAGCGCTTCCAGGCGCCCGTCCATGCGATGGACGCCGAGGGCTCCCGCTCCTCGCTCTGACCGGCGTGCGGCCGACCGGCCTCCGCCCTCCACCCGTTCCCAGGGACTGACATGCGCCTCGTCTATTACGGCACGCCGGCGCTCGCCGTGCCGCCGCTCCGGCGCCTGGTCGAAGACGGACGCGCCCCCCTCCTCGTGGTGACGCGCCCCGACCGTCCCAAGGGGCGCGGCCTCGCTTCGTCGGCATCCCCGGTCAAGGAGGCCGCGCTCCAGCTCGGGCTGCCCGTCGAGACGCCGTCCCGGGCGGGCGCGCCCGAGGCGATCGAGCGCATCCGCGCGCTCCAGCCCGATCTCCTGATCGTCGCCGCGTACGGGCAGATCTTCCCCGCGGCGCTGCTCGCCACGCCGAGGCTGGGCGCCCTCAACGTGCACTACTCGCTCCTGCCGCGCCACCGCGGGGCCGCCCCGGTTCAGGCGGCCATCCTCGCGGGCGACGCCGAGACGGGGGTGACCACGATGTGGATGACCGAGGGGCTCGACGAGGGGCCGGTCTTTCTCAAGAGGAGCACCGCGATCGAGCCGGGCGAGGACGCCGGAGCGCTCGGCGCCCGCCTGGCCGCGCTCGGCGCCGCGTGCCTCGCCGAATCGCTCGAACGGATCGAGGCCGGGGAGATCCGGCGCGAGGAACAGGACCCCGCGCGCGCCACGATGGCCAAGAAGATCCGCCCCGCCGACGCGCGGCTCGATCCCGGCGCGTCGCCGGAGACGCTGGCCCGCCTCGTGCGCGCGTTCGCCCCCGAGCCGGGCGCCTATTTCGTCCTCGATGCGGCCGGGGCGTCCACCGAGGGCGACCGGCTCCTCCTGCTCGCCGCCGAGCCCGGCTCCGCGACGGTCCCCGCGACGGCCCCGGGGACCGTGCTCGCGATCGACCGCGCCCGCGGCGTGGAGATCGCGCTCTCGCGGGGGTCGCTCTGGCTCCAGCGCGTGAAGCCGGCGGGACGGAGAGCGATGTCGGGCGCCGAGTA
Proteins encoded in this window:
- a CDS encoding sigma-54 dependent transcriptional regulator yields the protein METDAPILAKPSAGVLVVDDERSLRFTLSESLSEEGYRVETASDGAEALSKVETGDFQLVLLDQKLPDSNGIEVLRKIKTKRPELPVVIMTAYGKFENAVEAARAGCYDYIGKPFELDHIKLVLSNALELATARDEVARLKAAERRRAGSTIVSGGSPAMEKIFGTMKKVTQSGSSTILLEGETGVGKELVAREIHDLSARREGPFVAVNCSAFPESLLEGELFGSEKGAYTDSKGRRRGVMEQANGGTLFLDEIGEMQANLQARLLRALEQRRFRRLGGETDVSVDIRVVAATNRDLKVMVDQGKFREDLYFRLAVIRVPVPPLRERTGDLQSLIDHFVDHFNREFGKRVKGPNEDALALMLAYRWPGNVRELKNVIERAVLLESEEWILPEHLPLEIVGAGGSAPKVLETRLHVDAGVLTLAKAEQIAIEMALGQAGGNKTRAAEALGISRQTLRTKLKEYRMEAPGGHDG
- the fmt gene encoding methionyl-tRNA formyltransferase, producing the protein MRLVYYGTPALAVPPLRRLVEDGRAPLLVVTRPDRPKGRGLASSASPVKEAALQLGLPVETPSRAGAPEAIERIRALQPDLLIVAAYGQIFPAALLATPRLGALNVHYSLLPRHRGAAPVQAAILAGDAETGVTTMWMTEGLDEGPVFLKRSTAIEPGEDAGALGARLAALGAACLAESLERIEAGEIRREEQDPARATMAKKIRPADARLDPGASPETLARLVRAFAPEPGAYFVLDAAGASTEGDRLLLLAAEPGSATVPATAPGTVLAIDRARGVEIALSRGSLWLQRVKPAGRRAMSGAEYANGKRLKPGDRLPIILGAPAPGARSKGSS
- a CDS encoding ATP-binding protein, with translation MRPRPATDLSPATRPRLRPARAVAESLYRYAPFGVLAVDREGRVVAVNETACRLLGYAAEEMLQEPASLHFRAPKGDGHVLPGACAAPEEPREVEVATKNQDALPISLRLLPLETESGALGGTLALFVDLRGEKSRDEQWRRRDRLASLGALAAGVAHEIRNPLAGIGASAQILARRLPAGDPRASFATLIVEEVARLDRIVESLLQFARPATPKLARQSLLPALEKAITLMHEPAVRQKVSLVADRAERVPEIYVDVDQILQVLVNVVKNAIQAMPDGGEIKVGIGVKRKRLVERSAIGRRASDRLESARPIPEQEVVEIRVQDNGPGIPAATLARVFDPFFTTRAQGSGLGLSICQTIVREHGGVITVESTVGQGTTVTIDLPVEKRHGDRRTDPR
- the tgt gene encoding tRNA guanosine(34) transglycosylase Tgt, with the translated sequence MTAEPAPAPGPGSSPRPQPQPNPFRLERGGPASPRAGLLATGHGVVRTPAFMPVGTAGSVKGLAPDEIRAAGTQILLANTYHLMLRPGAALVRELGGLHAFMGWDGAILTDSGGYQMVSLKERVRISEEGVEFRSHLDGALEFLSPERAMEIQADLGPDIAVTLDHAVPLPAPEADVRDGAERTLRWTERSLARAASLTTPAGLPQLHFAIVQGGGDPALRAEMAARTAALPCDGFAIGGLSLGETKAETWASARGANEALPADRPRYLMGMGTPEDLLDGIASGVDLFDCVLPTRNARNGMAFTSEGTLNIRNAAHARSPLPLDPRCACAACARFTRAYLRHLHQAGEILAHRMLTLHNVTFYQTLMNEAREAIDRGAFDVYEREFRRRYRARRDDASPPEAQE
- the yajC gene encoding preprotein translocase subunit YajC, which produces MLDAVYAQAAPVAAPSPADQMLHMVAILAITIGIFYFLIIRPQQKKQKEAEQMLASIRKGDRVLTSGGVYGTVIGTGGKDDVVVLRVAEDVKMEFSKQAIVQVVERGS
- the def gene encoding peptide deformylase; this translates as MARSLRYYGDPVLRRKAAPAQAGPELAALVADLFDVMYREKGVGLAAPQVGESTRVFVVDVEDDAGRTKQAFVNPVITKREGTMNGEEGCLSIPGYREDVKRWAAIEVQATDETGRPFTLEAEGLLARAIQHELDHLDGILFLDRLSPIKRKLLEARLKRFQAPVHAMDAEGSRSSL